The genome window TGAAAAGGGCAATAGCCCCAGGGGAATCTTGTCGCCCGGCGCCGCATAGGAGTAAAGGGGGACGTGCACTGCCCTATGGAAAATAGCGCCGCAATGAGCGGAACAAAGGGCGATAGCCCCCCTGTCATTCAGAGCGCGGGCAAAGCCCGCGCGAAGAATCTCACGCATTGGCAGTTGGCGAAGTGTTTAATCAATGCAGCCTGGTACCGACAAAACCAAGAGGACGTCGAGAGATTCCTCGCTTACGCTCGGAATGACAGACTTGTGGTGAGATGAAGTCTTGAACGTAAAGCAGGGCAAAACCGCAACGTCCTTGGCAGGCGCTGTCCCATAGAAAATAGTGCCGCGATGAGCGGAATAAAGGGCGACAGCCCCTGAACGTAAAGCAGGGCGAAATTGTAACGCCCCTGGCGGGCACTACCCTATAGAAAATAGAGCCGTGGTGAGCGGTGAAAAGGGCGATAGCCCCGGAGTGTAAAGCAGGGCAAAGCTGCAACGCATTTGGCGGGCGTTGTACTATGGAAAACAGTGCTGCAATGAGCGGAACAAGGGGCGATAGCCCAAAGGAGGTGACCCATGCGGATGCGAAAGCCCGATCCACGGTACTTTAAACCGGCCCTCTATCTTTTCGTAACCGCGGCTGCCCTGCTGCTGTTTCAGCAGGGGCTTTCCTCCCTGGGGAACCTGTGGGGCGCGCTGGGGCAGGCGGCGGCCGGCCTGTGGCAGGGCATGCTGCCGCTCAGTTGCGGAATGATCCTGGCCTATATCCTGCGGCCGCTGGCCTCGGGGCTGGAAAAGGGCTGCCTTCGGATCTTCCCCGGGCTGGAGAAAAAGGCCCGCGCACTCTCGCTGGGGCTGCTGTACGCGCTGATCGGCGGGGCGCTGGCGCTGACGGCGGCGTACGCCCTGCCCGCTGTCTACGCCAATTTGATTGACGCGGCAGCCTGCCTGCCGCAGGATATGGCCGGGCTCAAAGCGCAGCTTGGCGGCCTGCTGGCCCGGGTGCCGCTGTTGAGCGACCCGGCGCTGACAGAGGGGCTGCTGCGCGCGCTGGACGAGGCGGCCGCGGGGCTGACCCTAAACCTGAGCGCGCTGGCGGGGCAGGTGGCCTACCATTTGATGAACGGGCTGGGCATTCTGATGAACCTGGGCCTGGGGGTGGTGGTGTCGTTTTACCTGCTGGCGGAGCGGGAAAAGCTAGCGGCCATCGCCGGCAGGCTGACCGGGCTGTTCCTCTCCCGGGAGCGGCAGCGGCATCTACACGCCCTGGTCCAGGAGGTGGACCGGGCCTTTGGCCAGTACGTTACCGCGCGCCTGGTGGAAACCGCGCTGTTGGCATTGGTATTGATGGCCGGTTTCTCCCTCTCCGGGCTGCGGTTCGGGGCGCTGGTGGGGGTGCTGGTGGCGGTGCTCAATCTCATCCCCTATATCGGCTCGCTGATCGGCGGGGCATTGGTGGCGCTGGTGGGGCTGATGGACGGTACGCAGGTGGTGCTGGGCGGCCTATGCTACCTTTTGGTGGCACAGGCGCTGGATAACTACATCATCCTGCCCCGGCTGTTCGGCAATGCGCTGGGCCTGAGTCCCGCGCTGACCCTGATCGCCGTGCTGGCGGGGGGCGGGCTGTTCGGCATCCCCGGCATGATCCTGGCCGTGCCGGTAGGGGCGGTGGCCCAGGTGCTGGTGCGCCGCGCCCTGTCCCAAAGGGGGCATGGCCCCCGTTAACCGCCTATGCTGTGGCGATACGCCCTGACTTCATTGCCCGGCAGCGGGTGTGCCGGTTGACTACGCTTATTCCACAGGGGACATCGTCCCCGTTAATCGCATATACTGTGGCGATACG of Luoshenia tenuis contains these proteins:
- a CDS encoding AI-2E family transporter, with translation MRMRKPDPRYFKPALYLFVTAAALLLFQQGLSSLGNLWGALGQAAAGLWQGMLPLSCGMILAYILRPLASGLEKGCLRIFPGLEKKARALSLGLLYALIGGALALTAAYALPAVYANLIDAAACLPQDMAGLKAQLGGLLARVPLLSDPALTEGLLRALDEAAAGLTLNLSALAGQVAYHLMNGLGILMNLGLGVVVSFYLLAEREKLAAIAGRLTGLFLSRERQRHLHALVQEVDRAFGQYVTARLVETALLALVLMAGFSLSGLRFGALVGVLVAVLNLIPYIGSLIGGALVALVGLMDGTQVVLGGLCYLLVAQALDNYIILPRLFGNALGLSPALTLIAVLAGGGLFGIPGMILAVPVGAVAQVLVRRALSQRGHGPR